A segment of the Aythya fuligula isolate bAytFul2 chromosome 10, bAytFul2.pri, whole genome shotgun sequence genome:
TTCATAATCTTTCAGCAAAACCAACAGCATCATGATATTCAAAGTGAATTTGTTATATccccatttgtttgttttttctcttctgttactTAGGTGTTTAAcagcttttctgttaaaattattatggcagcactgaaaattgttttcagaaaataatctaAAGGTACCTTAATGGAGCCTTTACTGTTGCTGAAGTGAAAATTCTTTTATGCTGGCAACTTATTAGTGttttctctctattttaaaagtaagatGGAGAATATGGGTGCTTTGAAATTGCAGTCTCTCTGGATTTATATTAATGACAGTCTGTCAGCAAAACCTGctttagttaaaaaataaaaaaaatcctgctgcttcccttgagaaaaaaaaaatgtttcctacaTTGGGTACCAAAGGCCATGGACTTCTGGGGTAAATGGCTAGCTTATTGCTCCTTCAAATACCACTCATTTTCTTATGTTAAATCTGAAATATTGCTATATGTGGTTGCTAGCATCCcaacagatgcaaaaaaaaaaaaaagtgaacgcGTCATTTCTCGTTCTGCGCTTTGGTAAAGATTTCATAACACCTCCAGGAAAGGATACAATTTGTTTAAGTATCTTACTAAAATGTTCTACTAGTACCTTCTTTTAGAAGTGGTTTTATGTTTGTCTTTACCTTGTAACATATTCATCAGTGTTGCATCTCTAGGTGATGCCTACAGTGATCTGTTTTGTAAAAACTGCAATAGAGGATTAGACACAATCATGATTTCATCGTTTGATGCTATAGAGCCAATAACTTCTGCCCTATAATAAtccctaacttttttttttcattagactAGACCCTGATGGGAATACTTTGTTATCTGAAGATATGAAGAGAGAACTTCAGAGGCAGCagtgggaaaaagaagaagaagaagcccTCAGAAAACCCATGGGACCCATACATTATGAGGACATCAGAGAAAATGGTATACTTCcatattttatatcatttatCTTCATGTAGATACTGGTTTTAGAGGAAGCAAAGGAAAGTTGGTTTTTGTTGCCTGTATTGCCAACTTTAGGTATGTGTTAAATCACGTTTGCAATAACTATTCAAACTGTCAGGACATTCATCTACATTTATCTTTCATCAAATTGCACTTTTCTCAaatcaaatttgaaaaatacatctcATCACCCAGTTTTCTCCTTTAGGATACTTCACTTCATGTATCATCTAAACAAGCCTGTTATAGCCATAAAAACAGTGTGGTGTATGTTGCAATTCAATGCCTGAAAGCAGGGCATGTGGTGCttgtagttactgttgattgTAAACTGAGTGTAACTTGAACTTcatgaactttttcttttcagaggcCAGGCAGCTTGGTGTTGGTTACTTTGCCTTTTCCCGTGACCAAGAGCTTAGACATAAACAACGGGCAACACTGGACATGCTGAGAGAGCAGGTAtgagtttaaaaagcaaattgcaGTGTAAAAGCATCATAATTTCAGTAGTCACTATCTTTGGTTTGTTGTGTAAGCCTTACACTCAGTGATGCCTGCATctaactccaaaaaaaaaaattgccctctttttcccttttgaatcATGGTACCTGAtgattgcttttgttgtttAGCGAAGGAGGACATGTAGTTGATTATACTAACACAGGAAGAttaattcatgttttttctttactgtttagACACTTGATCAAAGAACTAAACGTGagcagataaaagaaaaaagaaaggcagctcTAGAAGCCAGGCTGTCTAAACTTCGAGCACGGAAGGTTAAGAAATTAAGGGAAGATGGGTTAGAGGAAGAGGCAGCAAAACTGGAGAACGGAGGTATGATTAGTTGCCTTTTTTTAGTTGCTATTTCATCTTGTATCAGTGAGTGGGCAGGCATCCTCTAATTGATGTAGGCTTGGGCATTTAATATATTGCTATTAcgtattttatttatacaaatagtataaattaaaatagcagGAGTTCATATAACTAAGTGTAGATATAAAATCGTGCCAGAGAGAGCTTAATAATGCTGGAAGAAATGTCATGCGTAGATGTAGTCCTTCTTGGATTCATGTCTGACAGCAGGAATTGTGCGAGTTGAGCTGCTGAAATTGTACTGGCTGGTTTTTAAGATGagcaagataaaaatattagCAAGTTGGTTTTGATATCGTATAATATACGCTCTTACAGTTTTGGTGCAGTCTGTAAATTGGACATACAACTGGCTTTTAGGACTTGGGATGATGAATTCAAGTTCTTTGTGCTGTCTCCTGTCTGACACTACTAGATACTTATATTGTCTATCTCCCACTGTAAATTGTAGCTGATATTTAACTTGTCAGAATTCTAAGCAAGCGATTAACTGTGAAGTGTTCTGGAAATGACGAAGAGCAGTGTGCCACTAACTTACTATTGTTCAGAAGAAGAATGTAAATTGTTTTCTCCAGGATTACCAAAGTGGAGATGCGTGctaatgttcttatttttaacaattttctAGTTTCAGTATAATACTCAGCACATTCATTTTTGGGTTCTTAGGCAACAgatttttcagcagtttctttGATACAACTAGAAAACCAATGAAGTGTCTCTTGGTAGATGGGTTTCCTGATTATCTGGATTATCCCTTATCTTTTCTGAATTaatatgaattaattaaaaaaaaaaatccctattcAGATGCATTTCATTGTTGAATGAAACTAGGTAACTACTATAAGCTTTATTATTGCAAATAACTACTGCTACTTACTCTTCCTATGAAATTCATATAGGAGATTTTAGACTGTTACTAACAAAAACTTGCTCTTTCTGCAAAGTAGAGATGAAAGATGCTACTGGTCCAGAACAAGCTGAGCAGGAGGCTCCGAGAGTTACCTCAGCAAGTAGAAAGGTTGAGGTTGTCATCCAGGAGAGAAGAGATACAAAGCCTGGCGTGCCTTATGTCCGTGAGTGGGATAAAGGCAAAGGTAAGGAAATAGAGATTCGGAAGCACTGTTTGGAAGTGGTGTGCATATTGctgatttcatttctgctttgagaCAAAGTATGGTAAATCTGGGaagcaacagaaattaaaactgaacagaagaacagatttttactgtttttagaGAGTAGGTTTGTGGGATCTTGAATCATCTTTCTGTTGCAATGCTTCAGAGCTATTCTTAATCAGAAGTCAGCAGCTGTTAGAATAATTAGAATATCTACCACTTCTGTTGAAATAAAGAAGTTACTGGTTTTCCCGCACGCACACTAGAGGTATTGCAATAATCTCCATTTTCTGGTAATTAAGACTTTAGTGCTGTGATTGGTTTGTATTTTGATTCAGCCCTAACTAATCAGCAGTCTTTCAAAACCTGTGGCTGTTAAAGGATCTGAAAGTGACTAGGATGAGTTATACAGAGGGTAGTGCTTATCTTTAATGCTCATTAGTTTAGTTTCTGCTCTGTAGAAAAAAGTAGACTATGAGCTTAGCCAGCAATATAGTACTAGGTGAGAAGTAACTTCAGATGGCTTTAAGTAGCTGCATCTTCTTTGACTGATCTTCAGACACTGGAAACTATTTCAACTACTACTTTCCCTGTTTCTAACAGAACTGATGTTTGGGCAATGGTCAAAGAAGCAGGAAGAACTCAGAGATGAACGAGATCCAGAATTCGCACCACCTTCTGATTATTTTGTGGGACAAAAGAAAGATGATTACAGAAGCCAGAACTTGAACAGTCCTGAAACCACCTTTGAAAAATCGGAACCAGAAGCTTCACAAAACCAGCAGAAGCCATCAGTGCAGGCcaacaccagcagcactgcagttgTGCCACCATCAGTGCAAGCTTACAGCAATGATGTTCAAGATAAAGCAGCATCAGCGGAGGCCTCTGGCAGCGACAGTGAAGACGGGTCAACATCAGAGACAGACAGCAGCGATGATCAGGAGGGGCTGCCGTCAGCGCATGCTTATACCTGCGGTGCTCAAAACATGCCGCCACCAATGCACGCTTACGGCTATGGTGCTCAACGTGTGCTGCCACCAGGGCAGCCTTACGGCTACGGCATTCACGATATGCCATTTCCAATGCAGACTTATGGCTACGGCGCTCAGCACATGATGCCACCAATGCATGGTTATGGTTACGGCGCTCCAGATGTGCCGTTTTCAATGCAGGCCTATGGCTATGGCACACAGGATGTGCTGCCACCAGGGCACAGCTGCGACTGCAGCACCCAAAATTTGCAGCCACCAGGGCACAGCTGTGACTGCAGCACCCAAAATTTGCAGCCACCAGGGCACAGCTGTGACTGCAGCACCCAAAATTTGcagccaccagggcacacttgCGACTGCAGCACCCAGAATTTGcagccaccagggcacacttgCGACTGCAGCACCCAGAATTTGCAGCCACCAGGGCACACCTGTGACTGCAGCACCCAAAATTTGCAGccaccagggcagagctgcGACTGCAGTGCTCAAGATGTGCCACCACCAGGGCAGGCCTTTGACTGCAGCACTCAAGACGTGCCGCCACCTGGGCAGTCATACAGCAGTGATGCTCAAAATCAAGCACCACTTTACCAAAGTTTAGATGATATGCTGTCTTACTACAGACAAGTGACTTGAACTgagcaaaataataaacaagaatcataatttaaagaatttaaatcaaattatcTGTCAGCAAGAATATTTTCCTACATCTGGGAAAAATAGGTATCTGTCAGTAGATTGAAATAAATCTCATGGAGACCTAAGCTATGTTACGTCACAGCTGTACTTTTTCCCTGTtgattctctttctttttttcctctattaaaATTCTCTAGCACTGCTAGAATCTAGTTCGGTATACATTCTTATTCTTTGCCACTAATGCCTGAACTTTGGGGTATAGCTTTGGGGTTGGAGGTAGTACAAGTTCACTAATATCTGTAGAAACGCTATGGAAATGGCAGGCCTTCTGCTGCTAAATGCAAAAACGTTTTAAGAAATGTGTTACCTACTTAATCTCCTGACTTCAGAGATGAGAAGTGCAGAATGTTATCTAGTGACAGTTGTGGCAAGTACTCCACGTGGTCATAATGCCTTCTGCATTCCTGAGGTCTGTATATAACTTGTAATTCTGTGAAGCAGATCAGAGTTGGAGAGAGGCACTGCAGAAACCAATAAATAATGATGGTAAGACTAAGAATAAACGCTTCAGTGAAGTAGAAGCCTTGACACCTGAAATTGCTGTCTTACTGGTTTAGAAAATGCTCTTAGAATTGTTCGAGTACATTCTTCTTGCATCATATATGcggctttattttatttaatacttttttttttccctaaaagctGTTAATTGTGGTgatttatatataaaagcagGCTGACCTCTACCaaacaaggtttttttttttttttttttatttcagaatctCAGGAAATGACAGTAATACATACTTACCATTTAGAAAATTATGATTTCTGAAAGCAGTTTAGGTACCTCCtagttgtattttaaaagctcatAAAAGCTAGGAAAGTGCGCTAGAATGGGCAATTCTGTAGATTGTGTAAATTTATATGGCAGTGATGTTCTGAAAGTAATGGGCATTTGAACCAAAGAGCGAATTGGGCAAAGACACAGAGAATATGCTACTCTCAGGTGTGTCAGTGGGATCTCAGGCTGTTCTGCAAAGCCTGGTGGACAGCAATGTCACTACCACAGCAAAAAGCAGTGCTCAAGGTCACTGAGCAAACTTGTCAGCATGCAGAACACATTCACTGTCCACAAACTATGTTTTAACCTCAGCTATTAAACACACTTCCATCTCTCCTCTTCCTATATCGCTTACAGCAGAAATAACACCCTGCAAAAGCACCAGTGGTACCATTTTAAAGGCACAAAATactacagtatttttattgctaCCAAATGGTTAAGAGACTGGAGCTTTATGATAACTTTAGGTTTCTGTTTCTCTATACAGACCTAAAATTTAAGGATGGTATGACAGTATTAATGGCAACATCCACAGTACCtcttttttgctgctgctgacctgAACTCAGCTGGTGAGCATAGCATTAGGGTTTATGTCTTCTTTTCCTTGAATCTCTTCAGGATGAATAAAGAATCTGAacataaataatgatttttatacTAATAACTTAAAGGAAGAGGTTACAGATTTGTCTGTTTTTACCAAATGTGACAGCATCAAAGCAcaggtttttttccttgctgtttggTGCAACCCCAGGTTAGTCAATATCCACGAGGTGGCACTCTGATCTTACAAATTTGCCACAGGAAACTGCCAGTATAAACCCGTTCACtgctatttatttcataatGTTAAAAAACTCTGATGACCCCAATTCCAGGAGAAATTTTTCAAACCTTGTGTCACCTCACATTTAATTTTGAGTTTAAAAGGGCTGCACTGTGCTTTAGCAGTTTTCTTCCATAAAGATAAGAACCTGTCAGAACACAGTTTCAGGAAGCAAATTGCCTTGGTTTTCTTGCACGTTGATTGAAGGCAATAATAGAAGCAAGAGGTGGAAGGAGAAGCTGTAATTTTTTAAGTCATTGAGTGTGTGCAATCCTGTTAGATGTGTACATAATTGTAGGATCGCATGTCAGAATTAACCCCGTTTGAATAGAAGTGAAGCATTTTAGGGATGTTTTGGGTTGTGTACTTAATGTCTCTCTCTGCCTAGAATCACAATACACTGCAATTATTCATGAATTAAGCCTCAGAATGGTGTTCTGAAGTCGGATTGTAACATTGACCTtgttttgcagggaaaaaaaaaataataaaaatgcagaaacaaggTTACGAAGCAAGTTTGTAGCACCGCAAAAGTTCAAACCCAGTTCTCCAGTCTGGCTGACTTACCCTAGAGATGTTTTGTATTTAAGACCTCACATGAATCAGAAAGTGAGTATGATTCAGAGTATGATTTTCTTGGAGCTGAACTAACCCCAAAGAGTGggcaaagcatttaaaacattaGAGCATAACTGGAATTCATTATGGCAATCGTATCCCTTTGGATTTCCCtataaacaatatttatatCTATTCTGCTACTACTTTAATCATCGGTATTCATTTCCTGCTGCGCTCTGggctttgtattttctgtgccCTTCAGAGTGGGGGTAGTGTTATGTATGTGTGTGATGTAAGAGCTATGCTGCCTTTGCATTAGTTTAACATTGAGCTGGAGCTGCACTAAGGAACGAATGCCATTTTTAACGGTATTATGTAAAAACTTATGATCAAAGTGTTCTTTTGTCAGCTTTATTTCCATGGCCTAATATTAAACAGGAGGACTCTTGCCAGGAAGGCAGTTCAATgtctacatttttaatgtagacTTCCCCAGGAGGTACCAGGAGTGGCTCATGTTGCCTTCGGTGCACTCCACAGAGCCAGGGACAGGGCCTGGCTCTTGGGCAAAGTCTCTAAGGCATCTTTGTCCCACGTCTTTGTGTAAGTATTGTTTTAATATGCAAGTTATCTTTGTCCAAAATGCAAAAAGTGTTCAGGCATGCTTGAATTTCAACCTTCACCTGCCCTGCTTGGCTGGCAGGACTCAATCTGATTTCCAGAGAATCCCCTTTAGAGCAGACAATTTTGTTGAAATGTCTAAAATTCACATCCTACCTTGTCCTGTAAGACCCAAGGTACTGACTTTGCATCTTAAAAGCTattaaagatgttaaaaacagccaagaacaaatgtaaaaatttaCCAAGAGCATACAAatgattaaatttattttcccctctgtcAAAGATATGGCCTCAAGTGAGCCATAGAAACTTGAACTTTCATAAAGGTTCTATTGAAGTTTAACAGTTCTAGCTGGAAGTTTACTTTGTAATTAAGAAAGTgctctgcttgctttctctaattaaatgaaataaaatttctttttcacagtgGGAGAAGTAAATACTATTCTCAGTATCtaagggaaaaataacttaTACTTCTTCTGGAAAGTTTAAAAGGAGTTTGGCCCCATCTAAGGAGAGGGATCTAGGAGATGGAGGAGGTCgccctggtgctgagctgccagcccagcactAACGCCTGTCATGATTTCAACTGATAGCAGAGGTGCCAGATCATGGTCAGCCATCACCACCCCCACAGTGATTGTGGTGCCTTGACCTTTAAGTGCAAAGTGTCTGAAACCTGATAGATATTTATGGTAACGTGGGCTTTTGCTGATAGAAGTCTTGTATGGCTATAATGAATGGTGCAGTTCCCTGGCCTTCCAGCTCAGATTGCAGCTGTGACCAGAATTCAGAGAATGGTCCTTCTGCTTGTATCACTCAAAGAGGCTTCCAGCCTGTATGCAGCGGTGCTAACAAACACCATTCAGTGCTTATCCTGGATCTTTTGCTGTCTACTGCGTTCCTGCCTGATACCTTTCTTAAAAGTATCTCGGTCACAGACCAATGTCTGGTTGCTTCACAATGGTTTGCGTTCAGCTCGCCTTCTGACTGGAACAGGTATTAAGAATTTAAAACTCTCACTCCAAGATTTCACATAATTTCTCTAGTTTAAGTGAGCCATTCAGCGCATTTTATCCTTGCTGAAGCTTTTAATAAAGCATGTTGAACACTAAGGGCTCATTTGGAAAccttttcattccctttcttaTCATTTGTTGCTCTTCACTGGGTTAatggaagcagctgctgcagcgctAGGTATGAAGGTATCTGTGAATTGCACTCTTCTACCACTGGCTTTCGGAGAGAGCTGGTGCTCAGTCAGAGTTTTTATTCAAGCCCTTTTAATGTAGTCACCCTGGTAGTGTTGTACACTCCACATCTCATTACAGAGGTCAGAGGTTTCCAGAAGGACT
Coding sequences within it:
- the CCDC174 gene encoding coiled-coil domain-containing protein 174 isoform X1 — encoded protein: MDRRKKPLDVAASSLVDLKAELFRKQEEFKKEKLLKDAGIFAKPKPLNKKPSIWSKQNTGVANRAEKDVEQKAEEDQTLDKSRKKLEEKAKLYEKMAKGDFPDEETEDLYLVDFTQKIIDKQREVQELYQNEAAKKTLEKEADEEETEPEMEIPPPEDPDEEWVDYVDFLGRSRRCMKKDLPSLLKMDQELQGKRLDPDGNTLLSEDMKRELQRQQWEKEEEEALRKPMGPIHYEDIRENEARQLGVGYFAFSRDQELRHKQRATLDMLREQTLDQRTKREQIKEKRKAALEARLSKLRARKVKKLREDGLEEEAAKLENGVEMKDATGPEQAEQEAPRVTSASRKVEVVIQERRDTKPGVPYVREWDKGKELMFGQWSKKQEELRDERDPEFAPPSDYFVGQKKDDYRSQNLNSPETTFEKSEPEASQNQQKPSVQANTSSTAVVPPSVQAYSNDVQDKAASAEASGSDSEDGSTSETDSSDDQEGLPSAHAYTCGAQNMPPPMHAYGYGAQRVLPPGQPYGYGIHDMPFPMQTYGYGAQHMMPPMHGYGYGAPDVPFSMQAYGYGTQDVLPPGHSCDCSTQNLQPPGHSCDCSTQNLQPPGHSCDCSTQNLQPPGHTCDCSTQNLQPPGHTCDCSTQNLQPPGHTCDCSTQNLQPPGQSCDCSAQDVPPPGQAFDCSTQDVPPPGQSYSSDAQNQAPLYQSLDDMLSYYRQVT
- the CCDC174 gene encoding coiled-coil domain-containing protein 174 isoform X2 codes for the protein MDRRKKPLDVAASSLVDLKAELFRKQEEFKKEKLLKDAGIFAKPKPLNKKPSIWSKQNTGVANRAEKDVEQKAEEDQTLDKSRKKLEEKAKLYEKMAKGDFPDEETEDLYLVDFTQKIIDKQREVQELYQNEAAKKTLEKEADEEETEPEMEIPPPEDPDEEWVDYVDFLGRSRRCMKKDLPSLLKMDQELQGKRLDPDGNTLLSEDMKRELQRQQWEKEEEEALRKPMGPIHYEDIRENEARQLGVGYFAFSRDQELRHKQRATLDMLREQTLDQRTKREQIKEKRKAALEARLSKLRARKVKKLREDGLEEEAAKLENGEMKDATGPEQAEQEAPRVTSASRKVEVVIQERRDTKPGVPYVREWDKGKELMFGQWSKKQEELRDERDPEFAPPSDYFVGQKKDDYRSQNLNSPETTFEKSEPEASQNQQKPSVQANTSSTAVVPPSVQAYSNDVQDKAASAEASGSDSEDGSTSETDSSDDQEGLPSAHAYTCGAQNMPPPMHAYGYGAQRVLPPGQPYGYGIHDMPFPMQTYGYGAQHMMPPMHGYGYGAPDVPFSMQAYGYGTQDVLPPGHSCDCSTQNLQPPGHSCDCSTQNLQPPGHSCDCSTQNLQPPGHTCDCSTQNLQPPGHTCDCSTQNLQPPGHTCDCSTQNLQPPGQSCDCSAQDVPPPGQAFDCSTQDVPPPGQSYSSDAQNQAPLYQSLDDMLSYYRQVT